The Sphaerospermopsis torques-reginae ITEP-024 genome has a window encoding:
- a CDS encoding helix-turn-helix domain-containing protein, with the protein MDKSKQKILNALGYLVRQRRTELGISQEELGLRANLDRTYISGVERGVRNPSLTALVSLADGLGISVSVLLQNLEIEADKR; encoded by the coding sequence ATGGATAAATCAAAACAAAAGATTCTTAATGCTTTAGGTTATCTAGTCAGACAACGCAGAACAGAGCTAGGAATTTCTCAAGAAGAGTTAGGACTACGTGCTAACTTAGACCGCACATACATTTCTGGTGTAGAACGTGGAGTGAGAAACCCCTCTTTAACTGCGCTTGTTAGTCTTGCAGATGGCTTAGGTATTAGTGTTTCTGTTCTGCTACAAAATCTCGAAATTGAAGCTGATAAAAGATAA
- a CDS encoding DNA cytosine methyltransferase, which translates to MQGTQLSFLPNEDNSHPNKKQKKPKLGRYERIQRQLDEDNSDPYKIFIDVNTPQISLSQYNFVDLFCGAGGITQGLFQAGVTPLASVEISPIASATHQKNFPNCHHFCGDIEQFSPQEWLQKIGSPEINVVVGGPPCQGFSVAGKRDPNDPRNRLFYQFVRVVSEIRPWYVVMENVPGILTIQKGDVKTAIIEAFESIGYPHVSVAILESAAYGVPQIRPRAIFIANRFGMPNPYPQAQLKPEEYKPIESGISDLPEYTPIPEINHEWTKHSQEYMERLAKVPPGSSLYEKYADAFKRQYPGKPSMTVKENHGGTHIHPYLNRVISAREMARLQTFPDSFIFAGTMKKAMWQIGNAVPPRLAECIGYALIPYLNDIAINTKKPVNLHHFEQSEIVFG; encoded by the coding sequence ATGCAAGGAACACAACTTTCTTTTTTACCTAACGAGGATAATAGTCATCCTAACAAAAAACAAAAAAAACCGAAGTTAGGACGTTATGAGCGTATTCAGCGTCAACTAGATGAAGATAATTCTGATCCATATAAAATATTTATTGATGTTAATACCCCACAAATTTCATTATCTCAATATAATTTTGTGGATCTGTTTTGTGGTGCAGGGGGAATTACCCAAGGGTTATTCCAAGCAGGAGTTACACCCTTAGCTAGTGTAGAAATTAGTCCCATTGCTTCTGCAACTCATCAAAAAAATTTCCCTAACTGTCATCATTTCTGTGGAGATATTGAACAATTTTCTCCCCAAGAATGGCTGCAAAAAATAGGTTCACCTGAAATTAATGTTGTGGTTGGTGGTCCACCATGTCAAGGATTTTCAGTAGCAGGAAAACGCGATCCTAATGATCCTAGAAATAGGTTATTTTATCAATTTGTCCGGGTAGTTTCGGAAATACGTCCTTGGTATGTAGTCATGGAAAATGTACCAGGGATTTTAACAATACAAAAAGGGGATGTAAAAACAGCAATTATTGAAGCTTTTGAATCTATTGGTTATCCTCATGTATCTGTAGCGATTTTAGAATCTGCTGCTTATGGAGTACCACAAATTCGCCCAAGAGCAATTTTTATTGCTAACAGATTTGGAATGCCAAATCCCTATCCTCAAGCACAATTAAAACCAGAAGAATATAAACCTATAGAATCAGGAATTTCTGATTTACCAGAATATACTCCCATACCAGAAATTAATCATGAATGGACTAAACATTCACAGGAATACATGGAACGTTTAGCAAAAGTTCCTCCTGGTAGTTCTTTATATGAAAAATACGCTGATGCTTTCAAACGACAATATCCTGGTAAACCTAGTATGACTGTAAAAGAAAATCATGGTGGTACACATATTCACCCTTATTTAAACCGTGTGATTTCCGCTAGAGAAATGGCCAGATTACAAACATTTCCTGACTCATTTATTTTTGCAGGTACTATGAAAAAAGCAATGTGGCAAATTGGTAATGCTGTTCCACCACGTTTAGCTGAATGTATTGGTTATGCACTAATTCCTTACTTAAATGATATTGCGATTAACACCAAAAAACCTGTTAATTTACATCATTTTGAACAATCTGAGATAGTTTTTGGTTAA
- a CDS encoding restriction endonuclease, translating into MTNQRNLVETIKSQFRQNSTQLKVFNLLSDQKWHCRECEGKNIGSTQYAGGGGIQGLQRGTRSRPGLVIETERNYCLTCQQIRLGDRWTGEIKSANSSANIPAALVKKILDIYSYTDVIEQRQREKHELVIDHRFPMERWGESEAPHLTSMSEEEIRKKFQLLKKDASGNHNLLKSRSCERCIKTGKRGTPFGIKFWYQGSEDWPSQHQRGDEAEEGCIGCGWYDFETWRNALNQKLSQIVQNDVN; encoded by the coding sequence GTGACAAACCAAAGAAATCTAGTAGAAACTATTAAATCTCAATTCAGACAAAACTCAACTCAGTTAAAAGTTTTTAATCTTCTATCAGACCAAAAATGGCATTGTCGAGAATGTGAAGGAAAAAATATAGGATCAACTCAATATGCAGGTGGTGGAGGTATTCAAGGTTTACAAAGGGGTACAAGAAGTCGTCCTGGTTTAGTAATTGAAACAGAAAGGAATTATTGCTTAACTTGTCAGCAAATACGTTTAGGAGATCGTTGGACAGGAGAAATAAAATCAGCTAATTCATCTGCTAATATACCTGCTGCTTTAGTTAAGAAAATTCTTGACATTTATTCATATACAGATGTCATAGAACAAAGACAAAGAGAAAAGCATGAGTTAGTCATTGACCATCGTTTTCCTATGGAACGTTGGGGAGAAAGTGAAGCTCCACATTTAACGTCTATGAGTGAAGAAGAAATTAGAAAAAAGTTTCAATTACTCAAAAAAGATGCTTCTGGAAATCACAATCTTTTAAAATCAAGAAGTTGTGAACGCTGTATTAAAACTGGTAAACGTGGTACACCTTTTGGGATTAAATTCTGGTATCAAGGAAGTGAAGATTGGCCTTCCCAACATCAACGAGGTGATGAAGCTGAGGAAGGTTGTATTGGTTGTGGGTGGTATGATTTTGAAACTTGGCGTAATGCACTTAACCAAAAACTATCTCAGATTGTTCAAAATGATGTAAATTAA